In Bacillus sp. KH172YL63, one genomic interval encodes:
- the ytaF gene encoding sporulation membrane protein YtaF, with the protein MSETISLLLLAFAVSLDSFSTGLTYGLRKVKIHAKSISIISVCSASSLLLAMLLGRTLGSIIDPVWAGRIGGLILVVIGAAVLYQFFRPEKETVLSHEKTLINFEIKSIGLVIQILRKPLTADFDKSGTITGIEAFMLGIALSLDAFGAGIGAALLHFSPILLTSAILVMSFTFLFSGLKLGEFFSHLRWIHRVSFLPGVLLILIGILRF; encoded by the coding sequence ATGAGTGAAACAATCTCCTTATTACTGCTGGCATTTGCTGTTAGTCTCGATAGTTTCAGCACCGGATTGACCTACGGATTACGTAAAGTGAAAATACATGCAAAATCAATCAGCATCATATCGGTTTGTTCTGCAAGCTCCCTATTACTGGCCATGCTGCTCGGCCGGACCCTCGGCTCCATCATCGATCCGGTATGGGCCGGCAGAATCGGCGGCCTGATTCTCGTCGTGATCGGGGCAGCCGTCCTTTACCAGTTTTTCAGACCGGAAAAGGAAACTGTCCTGTCACATGAAAAAACGTTGATCAACTTTGAAATTAAATCGATCGGTTTAGTGATTCAAATATTAAGAAAGCCCCTCACCGCAGACTTTGATAAATCAGGTACGATCACCGGGATCGAGGCATTCATGCTCGGGATCGCCTTATCACTGGATGCATTCGGGGCAGGAATTGGCGCAGCACTCTTACATTTTTCACCTATATTACTTACGTCAGCGATCCTGGTGATGAGCTTTACGTTCTTATTCTCGGGACTCAAGCTGGGGGAATTCTTTTCCCATCTGCGGTGGATCCACCGCGTATCATTCCTCCCGGGCGTCCTGCTCATCCTCATCGGGATCCTGCGATTTTAA
- the mutM gene encoding DNA-formamidopyrimidine glycosylase: MPELPEVETVRRTLELLVLGKKIEDVTVSWPKMIKNPVDPEQFIDSLKGQEILEMRRRGKFLVFYLNDVALVSHLRMEGKYNLSDQGDPVEKHTHVIFHFTDGTELRYRDVRKFGTMHLFRKGEEELHLPLLQLGPEPFQQGFIPEYLAAKLGKTERIVKAALLDQTVLVGLGNIYVDEALFRAGIHPDRKSKSLSTLEIEELHKRIIETLSEAVEMGGSTIRSYVNSQGQMGMFQQNLYVYSRKGEPCRNCGSIIEKKVSAGRGTHYCPRCQR, translated from the coding sequence ATGCCTGAATTGCCAGAAGTAGAAACGGTCAGAAGAACGCTTGAGCTCCTTGTGCTCGGTAAGAAGATAGAGGATGTCACCGTCTCCTGGCCAAAGATGATCAAAAACCCGGTGGATCCTGAACAATTCATCGACAGCCTGAAGGGACAGGAAATCCTCGAGATGAGAAGAAGAGGGAAGTTCCTTGTCTTTTACCTGAATGATGTCGCACTCGTTTCCCACTTGAGAATGGAAGGGAAATATAATCTTTCCGATCAGGGCGACCCTGTCGAAAAGCATACCCACGTCATTTTTCACTTCACCGACGGGACCGAGCTAAGATACAGGGACGTAAGGAAATTCGGCACGATGCACCTTTTCAGGAAGGGGGAGGAAGAGCTTCATCTTCCCCTTCTCCAATTGGGGCCGGAGCCATTTCAGCAGGGATTCATCCCTGAATATCTCGCCGCAAAGCTCGGGAAAACCGAGCGGATCGTGAAAGCGGCGCTGCTCGATCAAACCGTCCTGGTCGGATTGGGGAACATCTACGTGGATGAAGCGTTATTCCGTGCAGGCATCCATCCGGACAGAAAGTCGAAATCTCTGTCTACACTAGAGATCGAAGAATTGCATAAACGTATCATTGAAACATTATCTGAAGCCGTGGAAATGGGAGGGAGCACGATACGCTCCTACGTCAATTCCCAGGGACAGATGGGGATGTTTCAGCAAAACCTCTACGTCTACAGCCGAAAAGGTGAGCCGTGCAGGAACTGCGGCAGCATCATTGAGAAGAAGGTGTCAGCAGGCAGAGGGACCCATTACTGTCCCCGCTGTCAGCGGTAG